From Musa acuminata AAA Group cultivar baxijiao chromosome BXJ3-8, Cavendish_Baxijiao_AAA, whole genome shotgun sequence, one genomic window encodes:
- the LOC135645763 gene encoding major pollen allergen Lol p 11-like, translated as MKRFPSPQNKLTPRAIKARVGPPTTHSPFSLPLLLSTSPTHTKRGKISNGEGPAPPRPRCPLPFPRRVYCDTCRAGFQTAVSQYIAGANVKLQCRNYETDAVEHLVEGVTDNTGMYHIEVEDSHEEEICEVSLLQSPQPGCTEVAQSRNRARILVTGRSGLASDIRYANSLGFLKDEPLQQCGLLLQQYALGVDD; from the exons ATGAAGCGGTTTCCCTCACCGCAAAACAAG CTCACTCCCCGAGCTATTAAAGCTCGGGTCGGTCCTCCCACAACTCACTCGCCATTCTCGCTCCCTCTCCTGCTCTCTACATCCCCCACACATACTAAGAGGGGAAAGATATCCAATGGCGAAGGTCCAGCTCCTCCCCGTCCTCGTTGCCCTCTGCCTTTCCCTCGCCGCGTCTACTGCGACACCTGCCGTGCCGGCTTCCAGACCGCCGTCAGCCAGTACATTGCAG GTGCCAATGTCAAGCTGCAATGCAGAAACTACGAGACCGACGCGGTGGAGCACCTGGTCGAGGGCGTGACGGACAACACCGGCATGTACCACATCGAGGTGGAGGACAGCCACGAGGAGGAGATCTGCGAGGTGTCGCTGCTGCAGAGTCCGCAACCAGGCTGCACAGAGGTGGCGCAAAGCAGGAACCGTGCCCGCATCCTGGTCACCGGCAGGAGCGGCTTGGCCTCCGACATCCGTTATGCGAACTCCCTGGGCTTCCTCAAGGACGAGCCGCTGCAACAGTGTGGGCTGTTACTGCAGCAGTATGCTTTGGGCGTCGATGACTAA
- the LOC103994545 gene encoding pollen-specific protein C13-like yields the protein MAKVQLLPTLVALCLALTGVALASPKFVIEGRVYCDTCRAGFQTAVSQYIAGAKVKLQCRNYETDAVEHLVEGVTDNTGTYHIEVEDSHEEEICEVSLLQSPQPGCTEVAQSRNRARILVTGRSGLASDIRYANSLGFLKDEPLQQCGLLLQQYALGVDD from the exons ATGGCGAAGGTCCAGCTCCTCCCCACCCTCGTTGCCCTCTGCCTTGCCCTCACCGGCGTTGCGCTTGCCTCTCCCAAGTTCGTCATCGAAGGCCGCGTCTACTGCGACACCTGCCGTGCCGGCTTCCAGACCGCCGTCAGCCAGTATATTGCAG GTGCCAAGGTCAAGCTGCAATGCAGAAACTACGAGACCGACGCGGTGGAGCACCTGGTCGAGGGCGTGACGGACAACACCGGCACGTACCACATCGAGGTGGAGGACAGCCACGAGGAGGAGATCTGCGAGGTGTCGCTGCTGCAGAGTCCGCAACCAGGCTGCACAGAGGTGGCGCAAAGCAGGAACCGTGCCCGCATCCTGGTCACCGGCAGGAGCGGCTTGGCCTCCGACATCCGTTATGCGAACTCCCTAGGCTTCCTCAAGGACGAGCCGCTGCAACAGTGTGGGCTGTTGCTGCAGCAGTATGCTTTGGGCGTCGATGACTAA